The Oryza brachyantha chromosome 7, ObraRS2, whole genome shotgun sequence genomic interval GGTCGCCATACTTTCATGAAATACCAAACCAAGAAGTGTGTATTGCTCTCAAACTCTTGCCTGGTCTGGTCAAAAACTTTAGTGTCTCCAAGCGCACGCCATTGACGCCCATGCCGAGTCGACATCAGCAGCTCATAAATAGGAACCTGACGTAAAATATTAAGGGTCTCTTCTGTTCGTTCGCTtacgcttatgcttataagctaaagtttcaatgttaaacttaaatttaaagttgattttaggggtttACTGTAGCTTATTTTTCGATCTTTACTTCTAGATTACtaacatgttttttatttataaattatttttcatttacaaataagtCATTTATCTTTTTGCCTGGTAATACCACTACGGGATATGATAGTCATCACTATCAGTACCTTTTCAAGCTTTCAACCACTTTCTCCAGCTATGATCTACCCTGATTCTGTTGTGAAACAAATTCCATTTGCAACCATGTAAATAGATAAACAGCATTTCAAAATCAGTATCACTAACAGCTCCTAGGTTTCTCCCTGAAACTCGAACTTAGTACAATAtaccttcaaaattttggGTGGCCAGAGCTGATATAATGTTGAACTGCACCAATTCCATGTGCCTCCTGTCATCTAGCAATAATATTGTTGGGAGTAACACTCGCATGCTTTGGCTGAAGCTGCTTTATATAATACTTCGATCCTCGTGATAAATTGATGTGTTTTCTCCTCTGCTCAGGAATGGATTCAATCGAACACTCCGAGAAGCCACGCCGCACAAACCTGGATCAGTTTAGAATTAAGCACCGGAGATATACAGAAGTTCAGATATCATAATATTTGctaaaatcaaaagaaaatgattttgCTATTATCTGAACATAGCTCCATAAACTTTCAGTTCTTTTTGGCTGGGCTGGCCCAAGCAAGGCCAGCCAGATTGTATTAAGCAGATCggaaaaaaatacaggaaaGTAAAGACGGCAACAGGGTGCCGAgtcactgaaaaaaaatacaggaaattttcagttcatctCCGCGTGCTTACTGAACGTGAAGtaccttgatttttttagtatggTACAGGTCCTAACTAACACATATGAGAAAATAATGTCAACTAGATTTAAGAAAGATATTCTGCACCCAGCACAGACCAACATACATATTGCACAACACAGACTGTTACATCGTcctctatgattttttttattagctaAATATTAACAGAACATCTCCATCACTCCATGTTAAGCACAACGATAAACGAGAATTTATTAATCATGCACATGAAACGGCCCATATAATGAACAAAGAGAATGATAAAGATGCGTACCAATCAGCTGTCCGTGTCGTGAGCAAGAATAATTTCTCCAGGCCAAGGGACATTGCTGCCTTCTCAATATAATCTGAAGCATCACAATAATCTGGTGTAAAACAAGATGCATAATAGCATTTCCGTAATAAACCTATACAGGCACATAAAAGCTCTGCtaatattccctccatttcaaaatgaCGTATTTTGTTTCGTGAGGACAAAGGCTTTCACCAACAATTACTATTagaatgtaatttttttatgcaaaatcgATTCATTAGATTCGTGCTCAAAGTATTTCCTTACAATCAAACTTTGTGTCATAACTAATGCAGAGTATATTAGTAAAGCAACTGTTGGTCAAATCCTTgacataacaaaacaaaatatgtgttgtattttgaaacggaaGCAGTACAAAAGAGTTGTTAACTGGAAGCATGATGAATAGAAAAGGCATATTTGTGTTTTCTGGCTTAGCAACAATCAGATGGTTTAGTTACTAGTAGTTAAAAGACAATAGCAAGAACTAATAGTTTCTTCCTTCGTTTTTAAGCTTACATGTGCATGTGATAAAACAAGGTGGTGGAAAAAGGGATATGCACTGGCACATGATGTGTGTGCATGTTCCGGGAAAGGATTGTGGGAGTGTGGTTACAATAAATAACCAGAAAAGGTGATGTTAAATACATCAATCTTTTTCAGTTTGGCACCTTATTAAAGGACACTGGTTTCTGTTGAAGATAAATCCGTCCATCAAATGTAGATAAAGTAATCCTATTAGTGTAAAACATCActtgatgaaaaatatgattgaaAAAATGGTAAAGATAAAAGCAGTGCAAATTAGTACCTACCAGATAAGAATCGAGGTGTAGTCTTAACAGTTTTGATGGACAGTGCATTCTTGTTGTGAACTTAAAACGACAGGGTTGAATCAATAAAACAATGCTGCAAAAGTTGCCTAACTAGTTGAGCAATCCTAATTCAATTTTTGgagaacatttttttagaaacaaCAAGGCTGTTTGTTTTCTGAGAAATATTTGGTTTTTGAAGTTTGAGCCAACTATAAATTGATGGCTAATTTAAGTGTGCCAAATAGGGATGACATAAAGCAATGAACGTACCAAGCAACTTGTCCCCCTGACCCCTTCCTCGGCATTCTTCAGATACAGCAATCGCAGCAACTTCTCCAGATTTATCTTCAGGAAATGGGAACAGAGCAGCACATGCAATGATTGAACCATCCCTTTCAACAACATAAAATGCCTCCAGTGCTTCAAGAAGCTGAAAAGAAGATAAAGCATAGTTTGTAACTAAATTGAAGCATAACACAACTGGATTCAACAAAAGCACATACACTATAATGATCAGCAGGTGAGATTTTGGCACACCTCTTTATCTGTTCTCTTCACCAAAACACCAGATTCTTCCAGTGGTCGAAGAATTTTTCTTATCCCAAGAAGGTCCTCCTCTCTAGCTATCCTTGTTCCTTCATATACATCCCTGAAAACCAAGTATGACTGCATAAATAGCCATCCCTAAATGTATTTAGTTCCATACAGAAAATGTCATGCTGAGGATATTTGTGGCATCACATATACTATGATGAGAAGACACAGGTCACCGCAGCTAAGGATAAAACTTCAGAACTCACATATACTATGATCAAAAGTTAGCAAAGACATTTGATTTTGTCAACAGATGTCTTCTGTAAAAATTAGGGATGATACAAGCTATTAACTGGGCAGGAGATGCATCTAAGTGCATACAGGTGTCAGAGATTTCTCTTGTGCATGGAAGCaacaatatttgatcaaaaaCTGATAACACAGAAGTTCAACATACCTAGCTATCATTGTTCCTGTACCATCTCTTGTAAACAATTCTAATAGCAGTGATCCATCAACCGTTCCATCTATGATATGAACTCTTTGAACGCCACCCTAGAATGtataagaaacaaaattatattcaaGAATCAAAACAGAAACTGTCCTGGAACTTGAAAGCTTATGCTTCACAATCAATGTGGTTTTGACTGCTCATCGCCTTATCGGAGGAAATATTGTTTACTTTTGTTGAAAGAGCATGTGCAAGGATTGTAATACATTTCAGACAtctatatactattatattatatattcatcaCTCCTCAGCAGGCCTATATTACATCTAAACAGAACACAATAAATAACGAATTCTAATTTCTAGGACAAGGATCTATATGAAAACACTGTAGATCGTATGAGCATTCCTCATCAAGACTGCTCCtagaacttaaaaaatatgcagACCAATATGACATGTCACACAATCATGGCACTACCTGAAACTATCAGCAGCTATATTAACCAAATAACACACCAAAAAATGTTTGCTAACTTACAGAGAAAACCAATCATAGTTGACCCACATTTAACAGAATGAAGAATAATGTCATTTGAAAGAAGAAATACTTACATGGCATACaaacgctgctgctgccaacTCAGAAAGATAGTCATTTGATCTGCTTAACCGCTCTTCACCACCAATAGCAAATCCTTGCTCGCCAGAATAAATACCATTTCCATTGTTGAATCCCAAGCCATTGTGGAAAGAAGCAGCAAATGCTCCAAGAGGACTGCTTCCATTCAAAGATGGTTTGTCATCCTCATGCAAATGACTGATACCTTCCTCATCCACAACCTTGACATAATTTGCAGCAATATCACTTTGCTTAGCACGCTTTCTGATCAACATATCTGCTTCCTCAAGAGACATGAAATGAATGACACGTCCATGCTCATCAAATATTTGGCCATCTACAATGCAGATGAGCTTATCCGCCTCAATGGCTAAAGCACACGCAGTAGCTACTTCATAAGTGCTGAATGTAGCCAAACAAAATAGAGCAAATTTAGTTTAGTGGACTAGCTGAAGCATATAGAAACTAGTAGATGGTGCAATAGTTCTTTTGAAACTTTAAATACATAGTTACATACCGGACATTTACATAACTcttcataaaataaaaggattaaaagtgcatgcatatatagtcACTACAAAAGGCCATGGATAGAGAGGAAAAACATACTTGCAGTTTAGCACTTCTCCTGAGCTCGAGTACCCCATATTGCTCACAACAACTATGCTGTCACTATCAAGCCTTTCTTTTATCCGTGAAACATCTATTTTCTTAACTTCGCCAGTGAACCCATAATCAATACCACTAACTACTCCTCTTCTCTGCCAAAGGAAGAGAGTTACATGAATTCAGTTTATGATGAACAAGaggaaaattcaaaataaacacAAATATTCTGCAAGTATGCACATTCAAAGGGAAAGAGGCACTGAGCACACGCCTATTACTACCATTGTATTCAAACAAAAGGGAGTGGGGATCAATACTTCACAGTTCAAGTCTAAGACCCTGACTATTCATCCTAGAGTTGAGTTGTTCATGGTATTTTGAACTATTACTTCAGTGcacaaaaacaataatttgaaCTTCACCCAAATGTCCTATAGTGGTTTTTCCTATTTACATGGAAGTCGACGGGTACTTTTCGGAAACATGGAAAACCATGTTCTTAACTAGGAGGTTGGGAAGTTAGATGATAGGATAATTCCGAGCAAACTGTGCTATTCAAAGGCAATGCCTCATTCTGAATACATCATCTTAAGAGAAGCACTCAACATAACAGGATAAACAACTCTCTAAGAGGTGAACAAattatttaaacattttttaggTAATGGAAGCTTTTATTGAACCCGGACAGTTACATCAAGGAAATACAACTACACTGAGCATAGGTAAGATGCATATGACCAAAACTAGTTTTAAACTGGCCTGATGAAAAcaaattcataattttgtGTCTTTTAAGGGAAAAAAGGTGGTTTTTGCTCATGGAGAGTTACAAGTATAGAAGTTGCCTGAGCATATTTCTACATGAGATTTGCAAAAGAACCAGATTAAGGGCAGATACTTGGAAGGGGCTCAGTTATAAATATTACCTTAGCACCAAGGAAGTTGCCACTTGCAACATTGTCCACGAGACCATGCCAACGCCCAATAACACCATGCCTACGAAGATTCAACATTGGAGGACCAGGAGAAAGCTTCGCCTCAATTGTTAACCGAATCCTTCCAGCTGCCTCCATTGCAGCCTCCAGTGAATCAGAATCAGTAACTCGGTACTGACCAACATACCTAGGCATCCTCCCTACATGAAACTTCATTTACTGATTACATACAGCAACATGGAAATACTAAAAGATAATTGCAACTTGAGGGAAGAATCAAACCCACTCAAGTTAGCAAAAGgcaagataaataaatgagTCACTCCACGTATTATCATCACAGCCCAAAGGACTGATGAAGTTTCAGCTTTCAGTGAATGTTTTTCATCAATTTCTACTAGTAGAAATCACACTGCGGTCAAGCTAGTTCCCTCAAAACCAAATAGAATATCATGTAGGGTGTTTTCCTGAAGACTTTGAAGCATAAGTAGAGCGGTTAATGGCATGgtatagaaaataaatcaaatagaGTGCTTTGTACTCCCTAAAGAGGTGTAGTTCATTAACAAGATCTCATCGCACCAGTGCAGAAGAGTTCAACCATTTTCCATGTTATCCAGCACAGCCATAAGCTATCCTAAATAATTctcttgacaatttttttaaaattttgtgtatATGCTGATTAGTTTTCCTATATGTTGCTTCATAAACTTTTGATAAGTTATCCAGGCATAAGgcttaaaaatcaaattccaAACTTAAGTACGGGGGTTATCTACTAGCGTCAGGAGCTAAAGCCATTTGTTGAAGTTTGAGCTCAGCCATTTGTTTCTAATAAAGTGCTTAGGACGTGTTGGAGGATTTTCAAACCctagaaagaaaaactaaagttTCAGGCATGAGAACAAAAATGGATGGCACACCTGTCAAGGATGGTTTGCACTGACCTCTTTCCGATAAGAGCTTATCAATTTGGACATGTGTTCCTGGAACAAGAACAAATTGGATCCCCAAACCATGAAGAAGTGAAATATCCTGCATATgacataaaaaagttataatacAGTTGTAACTCCATATTGATAACAagatatattttgtgaattcATAGCAGAGAGTGAAGACTCAAAGGATCACAATCATTTCAGAGATCCTGAAGATTTGAACCCTGTTTTCCATAATGCTAACTACATTTAGGGTCACTGGATCAGACTCACGCTCCATGGGAATCAAGGAGACCAGTTCTCCGAGGGTCCTACCTGAGACAAACTTGGTTGCTTTTCATTTTGACAACTTAGTCCCAAGCCCTATTAATCTGACCCACTGAAGAAACACCACAGTCTCTTGAGCTTAAGCCGTACAATAAGTAATGGGTATCTAAAACAAATTCACCATCAGCATTTCCTAACCTAATTTGCATGCGCTGTTCAtccggaaaaaaaaaccaacgtTGTGCATCTAAAGTAAAGTACTACGAATGGAATGACATCACCAACCATCCAATCACCTGCAGAATGCCGTCGAAGTGTGGCCCTGACACGACCTCGCTGGAGATGACGACCACGAAGGTGCTCCCCCTGTGGCCCCGGATGTACGGCCACGCCTCCCTGAAAAACCCGACGAACTCCTCCCGCGCGGCCGCACCGCCACCGGCACCTCCAACTCCACCTCCGGCGCCGGGATTCCCGACCGCGCAGCACCGGatcccacgccgccgcccgcgcacCGGAGTCAGCCGCAGGCCCCGGGCCGGCTCAGCGCCGCCCCGAGCTGCCCTCGCCGACAGTACTCCTTCGGCGGCGAAGCGCGTGGAGGcgaccgacgacgaggacgccaTCGGGATCGAACCCTAGGGGATTGGAGAGGAGACCGCCGGTGCGGGCGCGGTCCGCGCGGCGTGTAGGTGGTGGTTGGTTTTGGGAAGCGGATTGGCGCGCGCGTAGTTGCACACCTGCGGTTTGGGCTCCACGCCCCCCGTCTCGAAGTCCTCAGCTCAAGCTAAAAATTCTCAGAACCAAACGCTGCATCTTGGCGGTCATGATTCTGTCGTATGGGCTGCATTTTGGGGGTCTTCTCATGGTCCAAACAGATGGCCCGATGTTAACACCGTAATTGGCTTGCCTGGTCCGGCCCAATAGTTTGTTTCTCTTCTGAGAAAAGGTCATTTCCCTCCCTCAACTATTGGCTGAGTTTAATTTACGTCCCTTAACCTAATACCGGGTACAAAAGCTCCCTCATTTGTCAATACCAGTTTAATAAATCTCCCTGGGTTGTTTTAAGGGAGGTTTTGGCTAACACATAAGCGACACGTAAGCGCCACGTCAGCGACACGTAAGCGCCACGTCAACCAAAACAACCAAGAGATATTTATTAAATCGGTATTGACAATCGAGGGAGTTTATCTACCTGATTTTATGGTTGAGGGacgtaaattaaatttagccAATAGTTGAGGGAGGGGAAAtgaccttttctctttctcttcttgcCCGTCTCCtacattaaaatttgatgatttgcCGTGCAACAGCCAGTTCCCATTTCACACGACCACCCTCACATAAGTGTACAAATAATGGGGAAGGTACTGTATTTTCATCATTCGATTGCGTATCACTTCTTTCACCTAAAtatttggtattttttaaaaaaaataacaaggtaaattaatatgagatatatcgcTTCATAAAAATGTAGGCtcaaatttgacttctataacaaaaataataaattacatGTGCCCAATCTTGTTGGGATTACACCTGTTCATTTGCTCAATCTTGCTGGGATCACAATTTTCCTGTAAAATCAAGAAATATTTCAGCACAATAAGCAAGTGAAGATCTACATGATAAGTTACATGTGCCTCTCGGTATGGAAATTATCATATTAATGCCTCGGTGCATTTGGATAATgagaaataacaaaatattcaaagaTATAAATCCACTTGTACTACATTCGGGCATGGATTACTCTACGAGCAATCCGATGTGGTCAACTAAGTTCAACAAAATgaacttaaaattatttttagttaaaaatacttttttggCTGAACTAAAGACAATCCCGAATTTAAGTTACGTTACAGCAGTGAACGGTGAACTATCGACGGCAGCGAGCGACACCGTACCGCGCATGCGGCAGCGCCCGGCCCCAACCGGCCCCGTGCACGCACGTCCCGCACGCAAACACGCAAAAATATCGTAGATTTGTAgcgtcgcgcgccgccgcgacccGCGTGGTAGCGAAAGCCttttcctcccctctcgcACGCACCCTCCCCCGAGTCCTGACCCGCCACTCGCCGAGCGGGAGGAGCTGCGCCTGCACGGcgctgcgccgcgccgcgcgcccgcCAATGGCAGCGCGGCCACTCGTCGCGCGGCCTTGCTGCCCGCTCGCCACGGCACTCAGCACATGCCGTGCATGCAGAAAGTCCtcggaggggaaaaaaatgtgaaagaaACGGAGCGGTAGCGTCGGTCCAAAAGTTTGTTTCTCGAGCAGGGCGATCGAAGGGGAGAGCTTTTGATCTGCGCTGCTCTGCTCAGCGCCTCAGCTCATCCCCGGCTGGCCGGTTTAAATTCGTGCTGCATCCTCCGGCCGGGTAGCTAGCCGGCCCGTGGTTGGGTTCCAGTAGGACACGCGACATGTATGCTCCACGTGTGATGCTTTGCCTGCTGTTTCGTGTACCGCTGCTGCATGTATGCGTTTCCTACATTTTATATTCAGCGTACCAGTCGTCGTGGTAGAGCATTTAAATACCGGCCGAAAATGCTGGGAACTTTTGGAACAGAAGGGCTAGACCTACAGTGTTTGCATATCCGTCCGGTTTCTATAGGGTTAGGGGGAAGTTAACCGGTCTAGTAAGGGCATTCTCAATCCATAATCAAGAAACTAATATTAGACgctattattttaatataaatatcacTATTccacatttaaatttaatactacttGATATCTTAGATGCTGTGTAGAAaacatgtctcatgcaagacatgattttattcttttttctcatttatttatttgccacatcattttttattctatgtggcaacttatttaatgttatagacATCATTCTAATCATTGTGTTGGGAATGCCCtaagagctttttttttcttgatattCTGCAAAATTTAGCTCGAGttaatttgttgttgtttgaaATCTTGCTCAAGTTTGCTAGGGGAAGAAATTCGTGGTTTGGGTAGGACACGGACGATGCATGCATCTAGCCCGACGAACGACGTAAGCTAAGCAAGCGTTCGCCCGTCCCTGCTGTGTGCCACGTGCTGGAGACTGTCGTCACCAGCTTTTAATTCATTGGAAAGATGGCAAAGCGTTTGTCGTCGTAGGCCTCGTGGCTACATTGTCCAGTTTCCGCCGGGAGATTTGTACGTACATGTAAAGTCTCGTAGACCGCAtatatgatgatcaacaaCCACGTGCGGATATATCAACCCTTAGGCGGTTTTGTGTTGTCTTAACATAACACGCATGGATATATCAACCGTATAGCTCAGCTGAGAAGTAACCGGAgtgtacatgcatgcacggcAAGGTATGACCCAAAAGCAGTTTTTGACGCAGATCGATCCAATCATGAAAAGAGagcggaaaaaaaaagaaaggtggTGTGTCTCGGTGTCTCCCTGTACGCTAAACTTACCGGAGTGCAAGAGTACAAGCGAGCCGGTTGGTGGGCAAGGGCAAAGGGCTGTGCCACACGGC includes:
- the LOC102711002 gene encoding probable amino-acid acetyltransferase NAGS2, chloroplastic isoform X1, with amino-acid sequence MASSSSVASTRFAAEGVLSARAARGGAEPARGLRLTPVRGRRRGIRCCAVGNPGAGGGVGGAGGGAAAREEFVGFFREAWPYIRGHRGSTFVVVISSEVVSGPHFDGILQDISLLHGLGIQFVLVPGTHVQIDKLLSERGQCKPSLTGRMPRYVGQYRVTDSDSLEAAMEAAGRIRLTIEAKLSPGPPMLNLRRHGVIGRWHGLVDNVASGNFLGAKRRGVVSGIDYGFTGEVKKIDVSRIKERLDSDSIVVVSNMGYSSSGEVLNCNTYEVATACALAIEADKLICIVDGQIFDEHGRVIHFMSLEEADMLIRKRAKQSDIAANYVKVVDEEGISHLHEDDKPSLNGSSPLGAFAASFHNGLGFNNGNGIYSGEQGFAIGGEERLSRSNDYLSELAAAAFVCHGGVQRVHIIDGTVDGSLLLELFTRDGTGTMIARDVYEGTRIAREEDLLGIRKILRPLEESGVLVKRTDKELLEALEAFYVVERDGSIIACAALFPFPEDKSGEVAAIAVSEECRGRGQGDKLLDYIEKAAMSLGLEKLFLLTTRTADWFVRRGFSECSIESIPEQRRKHINLSRGSKYYIKQLQPKHASVTPNNIIAR
- the LOC102711002 gene encoding probable amino-acid acetyltransferase NAGS2, chloroplastic isoform X2, whose amino-acid sequence is MASSSSVASTRFAAEGVLSARAARGGAEPARGLRLTPVRGRRRGIRCCAVGNPGAGGGVGGAGGGAAAREEFVGFFREAWPYIRGHRGSTFVVVISSEVVSGPHFDGILQDISLLHGLGIQFVLVPGTHVQIDKLLSERGRMPRYVGQYRVTDSDSLEAAMEAAGRIRLTIEAKLSPGPPMLNLRRHGVIGRWHGLVDNVASGNFLGAKRRGVVSGIDYGFTGEVKKIDVSRIKERLDSDSIVVVSNMGYSSSGEVLNCNTYEVATACALAIEADKLICIVDGQIFDEHGRVIHFMSLEEADMLIRKRAKQSDIAANYVKVVDEEGISHLHEDDKPSLNGSSPLGAFAASFHNGLGFNNGNGIYSGEQGFAIGGEERLSRSNDYLSELAAAAFVCHGGVQRVHIIDGTVDGSLLLELFTRDGTGTMIARDVYEGTRIAREEDLLGIRKILRPLEESGVLVKRTDKELLEALEAFYVVERDGSIIACAALFPFPEDKSGEVAAIAVSEECRGRGQGDKLLDYIEKAAMSLGLEKLFLLTTRTADWFVRRGFSECSIESIPEQRRKHINLSRGSKYYIKQLQPKHASVTPNNIIAR